A genomic region of Methanothermobacter thermautotrophicus str. Delta H contains the following coding sequences:
- a CDS encoding glycosyltransferase, with product MRIGLILPSLDDSGVARAAASLSSLLSEHHEVHVITVYRHEPLQEWSGSFHVLDVPPASPGDELPRRLGLFIRRILALRRIKAELELDVSVSFSEALSIQNIFTAGSDRPVVSHHTVLSRNENLDDIYGRGVKALVRLTYPRAAGIICVSMESATDLTDAYGIDPRQVAVIPNHIDVDAIEGAAVLPARWNDVFTAPVILTAGRLTHAKGQWHLIRVFARLKELIPDLKLVIMGDGDLREYLQGLSEDLGLKTFTGGEPGEYDVYFAGFQRNPYGFMAHSDLFVLPSLREALPLALMEAMALGTPVAAADCGGPREILAPSSDPSFKTEKTEFADYGVLLPPFDGEMRAADDELCREERLWVDTLHEIITDRKVLDSYSERARERASSSALMPSGGGGLISLMPW from the coding sequence ATGAGGATTGGACTCATATTACCATCCCTTGATGATAGTGGAGTCGCCAGGGCCGCTGCCAGTCTATCATCTCTTCTATCAGAGCACCATGAGGTGCACGTGATCACAGTTTACAGACATGAACCCCTGCAGGAGTGGAGTGGCAGTTTCCATGTCCTGGACGTCCCCCCTGCCTCTCCAGGGGATGAACTACCCCGGAGGCTTGGACTTTTCATAAGGAGGATACTTGCACTGCGACGCATCAAGGCTGAACTTGAACTTGATGTCTCGGTATCCTTCTCAGAGGCCCTCAGCATACAGAACATATTCACAGCCGGCTCTGACAGACCGGTTGTAAGTCATCACACTGTACTCTCAAGGAATGAGAACCTTGACGATATCTATGGGAGGGGTGTGAAGGCCCTCGTGAGGCTCACCTATCCCAGGGCGGCTGGAATAATCTGTGTATCCATGGAGTCGGCCACTGACCTCACTGATGCCTACGGTATCGACCCCCGGCAGGTAGCGGTGATACCAAACCATATAGACGTCGATGCCATTGAGGGGGCTGCTGTTCTACCGGCAAGGTGGAATGATGTGTTCACCGCACCTGTGATCCTGACCGCTGGAAGGTTGACACATGCCAAGGGCCAGTGGCACCTTATCAGGGTGTTCGCCAGGCTAAAAGAACTCATACCCGACCTCAAACTGGTCATAATGGGTGATGGGGACCTGAGGGAGTACCTGCAGGGACTATCAGAGGACCTTGGTCTTAAAACCTTCACCGGTGGCGAGCCAGGTGAATATGACGTTTACTTTGCTGGATTCCAGAGGAACCCCTATGGTTTCATGGCACATTCAGACCTCTTTGTCCTGCCATCACTGAGGGAGGCACTCCCGCTTGCCCTGATGGAGGCCATGGCCCTGGGGACGCCTGTTGCAGCCGCAGACTGTGGGGGTCCAAGGGAGATACTTGCCCCCAGTTCAGATCCATCATTCAAAACCGAGAAGACGGAATTCGCAGATTACGGGGTCCTTCTACCTCCCTTTGATGGTGAAATGAGGGCTGCAGATGATGAACTGTGCAGGGAGGAAAGGTTATGGGTCGATACACTCCACGAGATCATCACAGACAGGAAGGTCCTTGACTCATACTCTGAGCGGGCCAGGGAGAGGGCCTCCAGTTCAGCCCTGATGCCATCAGGAGGAGGTGGCTTGATTTCCTTGATGCCGTGGTAG
- a CDS encoding glycosyltransferase: MIRRSGVPAILTVHGWVMDEAITALRMNPRGNFHYIFRIINWILHRLIFIPLIYSRVTAIARIKLEKNGINGVVIPNAFITADVDKKVANCKNLSFDDFTLVTYVSVGGSLIKGMERLSRIITEVNKRTDRKIQLLVFGTPVETDNPHIKMMAYRDDFLCYLKSADMIILGYEMIELGYAAMEAGYLSVPIAKFKSEFEELEDGVHGIIAESEEDMIKKLVKTIEDPSLVREWGENLRAHVLKTRSPQVIGEKWRRLILEVTGMSPDATGKG; the protein is encoded by the coding sequence ATGATCCGCAGAAGCGGGGTGCCCGCAATCCTCACGGTACATGGCTGGGTTATGGATGAGGCAATAACCGCCCTCAGGATGAACCCCAGGGGGAACTTCCACTACATCTTCAGGATAATAAACTGGATACTGCACAGGCTGATATTCATCCCACTGATTTATAGTCGTGTTACTGCAATTGCTAGGATAAAACTAGAAAAAAATGGAATTAATGGTGTTGTCATACCAAATGCTTTCATAACAGCAGACGTAGACAAGAAAGTGGCCAACTGCAAAAATTTATCATTTGACGATTTCACCCTTGTAACATATGTTAGTGTAGGAGGATCACTAATTAAAGGGATGGAGAGACTTTCAAGGATAATTACAGAGGTGAATAAAAGAACAGATAGAAAAATTCAACTTTTAGTTTTTGGCACTCCCGTAGAAACAGACAATCCCCATATTAAAATGATGGCTTACCGCGACGACTTCTTATGCTATCTCAAATCAGCAGACATGATAATCCTTGGATATGAAATGATTGAACTTGGATATGCTGCAATGGAGGCAGGCTACCTGTCAGTCCCAATAGCCAAGTTTAAAAGTGAATTCGAGGAACTCGAGGATGGAGTCCATGGTATAATAGCAGAAAGCGAAGAAGACATGATCAAAAAACTCGTAAAAACTATTGAAGATCCTTCGTTGGTTCGTGAATGGGGTGAGAACCTGAGGGCCCATGTACTGAAAACCAGGTCCCCCCAGGTTATCGGGGAGAAGTGGAGGCGTCTGATCCTGGAGGTCACCGGGATGAGCCCCGACGCCACCGGCAAAGGCTGA
- a CDS encoding CDP-glycerol glycerophosphotransferase family protein translates to MNAKLEACFMLTRLLKFINWILPKDDGLAVFDSVPDFSGNSQALFEFMRDMGEPEAVWIVEEPLDIEGVRQERRHSLRALLTILRAGSLVSTHGRMSEIRVRRQKYVNLWHGMPLKAMGYAETGGREFKEPVRFDDENYYLIATSTIMRNAMAACFNQDARRIHITGQPRNDKLFRSDGRIPEITGIDTGSYSKVVLFAPTFRASDYISDGRLISHHLNLPDFDAEAFSGFLKEKNILFLVKFHPLEEEEARRFFSEMDNVVLIGSDDLAERYMDLYDVLPGVDVLVTDYSSVYFDFLLLDRPVIFAVPDLEEYRRVRGFVLEPFEFWAPGPRVETFSDFLEELERCLEDDDYYRRERRIVNSLVNQQQDGESSRRVYELVWG, encoded by the coding sequence ATGAATGCGAAACTGGAGGCCTGTTTCATGTTAACACGTTTACTCAAGTTTATCAACTGGATTTTACCAAAGGACGATGGGCTGGCTGTATTTGACAGTGTACCTGATTTTTCAGGAAACAGCCAGGCTCTGTTTGAATTCATGAGGGACATGGGTGAACCTGAAGCGGTATGGATCGTTGAAGAGCCCCTCGACATTGAGGGTGTGAGACAGGAGAGGAGACACTCGCTGAGGGCCCTCCTCACCATTTTACGTGCTGGTTCCCTGGTCTCCACACACGGGAGGATGAGTGAGATCCGTGTAAGGCGACAGAAGTATGTTAACCTCTGGCATGGAATGCCCCTGAAGGCCATGGGCTACGCTGAAACCGGCGGAAGGGAGTTTAAGGAACCCGTAAGGTTCGATGATGAGAACTACTACCTCATCGCAACTTCCACCATAATGAGGAATGCCATGGCGGCATGCTTCAACCAGGACGCCCGCAGGATACACATAACAGGTCAGCCAAGGAACGATAAACTCTTCAGATCAGATGGAAGGATCCCTGAGATTACAGGTATTGATACCGGTTCCTACAGCAAGGTGGTGCTCTTCGCACCAACATTCAGGGCATCAGATTACATAAGTGATGGAAGACTCATATCCCACCACCTCAATCTCCCTGACTTTGATGCCGAGGCCTTCTCAGGGTTCCTGAAGGAAAAGAACATACTTTTCCTTGTGAAGTTCCATCCACTCGAAGAGGAGGAGGCAAGAAGATTCTTCAGTGAAATGGACAACGTGGTGCTGATAGGTAGCGATGACCTTGCAGAGAGATACATGGACCTCTATGACGTCCTCCCGGGGGTTGATGTCCTTGTAACCGATTACTCATCGGTCTACTTTGACTTTCTGCTCCTTGACAGGCCTGTGATCTTTGCTGTCCCTGACCTGGAGGAGTACCGGAGGGTCAGAGGTTTTGTCCTGGAGCCCTTCGAGTTCTGGGCCCCGGGTCCCCGTGTTGAAACCTTCAGTGATTTCCTGGAGGAACTTGAAAGGTGTCTTGAGGATGATGACTATTACAGGAGAGAGAGGAGGATCGTGAACAGCCTCGTGAACCAGCAGCAGGATGGGGAGTCATCCAGGAGAGTCTATGAACTGGTCTGGGGATGA
- the rfbX gene encoding oligosaccharide flippase family protein, with the protein MSIRDLMGLIRSEEYRVLAENFLSLSTLQVLVYIIPFITLPYLTRVLGVYNYGLVNFAIAFNTYFIIITDYGFNLSAVREISVNREDPHRVSEIFSSVMLIKGILATLSFCILLLVILNIPRFSVNWQVYTFAFGLVIGNVIFPTWFYQGMERMKYITVLNVLTNLIFLAAIFIFIRRPSDYLYVPLLQSMGTLTAGVISQWIIRTRFNVRFHLPPLRTVYETFRDSTQFFLSRVSVSIYTGSNSFFLGLFAGNTAVGTTRSAEELYTAAQGLYSPLIAVTYPYMAKTH; encoded by the coding sequence ATGAGTATCCGGGATCTCATGGGACTTATCAGGTCAGAGGAGTACAGGGTTCTCGCCGAGAACTTCCTCTCACTTTCAACCCTCCAGGTGCTTGTCTACATAATACCCTTCATCACCCTCCCGTACCTCACCAGGGTTCTGGGTGTCTACAACTATGGCCTTGTGAACTTTGCCATCGCATTCAACACCTACTTCATCATCATCACCGATTACGGTTTCAACCTTTCTGCTGTGAGGGAGATATCGGTGAACAGGGAGGACCCGCACCGTGTATCCGAGATATTCAGTTCCGTCATGTTAATCAAGGGGATCCTTGCAACCCTGAGTTTCTGCATACTCCTGCTCGTCATCCTTAACATCCCCCGTTTCTCGGTTAACTGGCAGGTCTATACCTTTGCATTTGGACTTGTTATCGGGAATGTGATCTTCCCGACCTGGTTCTATCAGGGCATGGAGCGGATGAAGTACATAACCGTCCTTAATGTCCTCACGAACCTCATATTCCTTGCAGCCATATTCATATTCATAAGACGTCCGTCCGATTACCTCTACGTACCCCTTCTCCAGTCCATGGGGACCCTGACCGCCGGTGTGATTTCTCAGTGGATTATAAGGACCCGCTTCAATGTAAGGTTCCATCTACCACCCCTGAGGACGGTTTACGAGACCTTCAGGGACAGCACCCAGTTCTTCCTGTCAAGGGTCTCTGTTTCGATCTACACCGGCAGTAACTCATTCTTCCTGGGTTTATTCGCGGGTAACACAGCAGTGGGTACTACTCGGTCTGCTGAAGAACTCTACACTGCTGCTCAGGGCCTCTACAGCCCCCTGATAGCAGTAACATATCCCTATATGGCCAAGACACATTAA
- a CDS encoding NAD(P)H-dependent glycerol-3-phosphate dehydrogenase, translated as MMVTVIGAGSFGTAIAQVLSWNAEMVRLMARRSEVVENINRTRENSAYHPGVKLRDNIEATLMDGSVLEESEYVFMAVPSGNLRSIVRSMNSSLEDKKIVSCIKGIEHPGLKTMSSVIREETGSRTVFSISGPNFADELIRGMTSGITVGASTRYAREIAGLLKSPRIILDHSENVEGVEFCGILKNVYAVAMGILDGQITGENHRHSLLTLCFREMNLILNEMGYGELHDRFCGFGDFLLTSTTDKSRNRTLGLMLGKKMRLSEDSTITIESLRSIRAIRELTEGLELPVLEMVYQTMQEPENVNLYIREFQERISRPEF; from the coding sequence ATGATGGTCACGGTCATTGGAGCAGGGAGCTTCGGAACAGCGATAGCACAGGTCCTATCATGGAATGCTGAGATGGTCCGCCTCATGGCCCGGAGATCCGAAGTTGTGGAGAACATCAACAGGACGCGCGAAAACAGCGCTTATCATCCTGGAGTGAAACTGAGGGATAACATAGAGGCGACACTCATGGACGGTTCCGTGCTGGAGGAATCCGAGTACGTATTCATGGCCGTGCCATCAGGGAACCTCAGGAGCATCGTAAGGTCAATGAACAGCAGCCTTGAGGATAAGAAGATAGTATCCTGTATAAAGGGAATAGAGCACCCAGGCCTCAAAACCATGAGCTCTGTTATAAGGGAGGAAACAGGGTCCAGGACAGTATTCAGCATATCCGGTCCCAACTTCGCCGACGAACTCATAAGGGGCATGACGTCCGGGATAACAGTGGGTGCCAGCACCAGATATGCGAGGGAAATTGCAGGGCTTCTGAAGTCTCCCCGCATAATCCTCGACCACTCAGAGAACGTTGAGGGTGTTGAATTCTGCGGGATACTCAAGAACGTCTACGCCGTGGCCATGGGTATACTCGACGGACAGATAACAGGCGAGAATCACCGCCACTCCCTCCTGACCCTATGCTTCAGGGAGATGAACCTGATACTCAATGAGATGGGGTACGGTGAACTCCATGACAGGTTCTGTGGATTTGGAGACTTTCTCCTCACATCAACAACCGATAAGAGCCGTAACCGCACCCTGGGGCTCATGCTGGGTAAGAAGATGAGACTCAGCGAGGACTCCACCATAACCATAGAGAGCCTCAGGTCCATAAGGGCCATAAGGGAGCTGACAGAGGGTCTTGAGCTGCCGGTCCTTGAAATGGTATACCAGACCATGCAGGAACCTGAAAACGTCAACCTCTACATAAGGGAATTCCAGGAGAGGATATCCAGACCCGAATTTTAG
- a CDS encoding NTP transferase domain-containing protein has translation MILIRVIILAAGTGSRLGHGIPKALVELGDGKTIMDQQLENIAQITSTENVRVVLGYRGHLIEERYPDLEFVYNHRYSETNTSKSLLIGLEDMDEDVIWMNGDVVFDPSILKMIGEKPGENLICVDNKKVGEEEVKYSLDSQGFIRELSKNVTDPLGEAVGINQVSRETIPMLRNALRECQDQDYFERGVEILIEKGETFRPLNIGERFCIEVDFPEDLVEARKYFMENHK, from the coding sequence GTGATTCTTATTAGGGTTATTATTCTTGCTGCAGGAACCGGAAGCAGACTTGGGCATGGAATACCCAAGGCACTCGTGGAACTCGGAGATGGAAAAACGATAATGGATCAACAGCTCGAAAATATAGCACAGATAACGTCAACAGAAAACGTGAGGGTCGTGCTGGGCTACAGGGGCCATCTCATAGAGGAGAGGTACCCCGACCTTGAATTCGTCTACAACCATCGCTACAGCGAAACAAACACCTCCAAAAGCCTTCTAATAGGGCTGGAGGACATGGATGAGGATGTGATCTGGATGAACGGGGACGTGGTCTTCGACCCATCCATCCTCAAAATGATAGGTGAGAAGCCGGGCGAAAACCTCATCTGCGTTGACAACAAGAAGGTGGGGGAGGAAGAGGTTAAATACAGCCTCGACAGTCAGGGATTCATAAGGGAACTGTCCAAGAATGTCACGGACCCCCTCGGGGAGGCTGTGGGAATAAATCAGGTCTCCAGAGAAACCATTCCCATGCTGAGGAATGCCCTCAGGGAATGCCAGGATCAGGACTACTTTGAGAGGGGAGTTGAAATTCTCATAGAGAAAGGGGAAACCTTCAGACCACTCAACATAGGCGAAAGGTTCTGCATAGAGGTGGACTTCCCTGAGGACCTCGTGGAAGCCAGAAAATATTTCATGGAGAACCATAAATGA
- a CDS encoding glycosyltransferase: protein MRILHVTPYFKPSWEAGGPPRSVYDLASRQVSAGHEVTVYTTDGFKRRLDVEVNRPLDVDGIRTYYFRNLSMYLAGNMNLPVPLKLPYVAWREIREFDVVHIHEHRTFLAAVVATLASRAGVPYIVQPHGSVPTMSRATLKEVFDFIAGNRIMYGASRIVATSTVESGFYRKVYPKLDAEAIVKVPNPVDIPHRPSRGLFRKKWGLEDARIILYLGRIHERKGLDILLRAFRDMDEDTVLVITGPDDHYLERLMGLIDELGIGERVLLTGPLYEMDKLEAYVDADVFVLPSASKYESFGNSAAEAIACGTPVVVTSSCGISEWMDPGDGIIARPSARDLRDAIIRVLKERDSFNPSAEKFDPESISETFEDIYLEVTHKASRH from the coding sequence TTGAGGATACTTCATGTAACACCATACTTCAAACCCTCATGGGAGGCAGGTGGTCCTCCCCGTTCAGTCTATGACCTGGCATCGAGGCAGGTGTCTGCTGGACATGAGGTCACGGTCTACACAACAGATGGGTTCAAGAGGCGACTTGACGTCGAGGTTAACAGGCCCCTCGATGTTGATGGCATAAGGACCTACTATTTCAGGAACCTTTCAATGTACCTGGCAGGGAATATGAACCTCCCGGTACCACTTAAACTCCCCTATGTTGCCTGGAGGGAGATCCGGGAATTTGATGTTGTTCATATCCATGAGCACAGAACCTTCCTTGCAGCCGTTGTAGCCACACTGGCATCACGTGCAGGTGTACCCTACATTGTACAGCCCCACGGCTCCGTCCCGACCATGTCGAGGGCTACCCTCAAGGAAGTATTCGATTTCATTGCAGGTAACCGGATAATGTACGGGGCGTCCCGGATAGTAGCAACATCCACTGTGGAGTCAGGTTTCTACCGGAAGGTTTACCCTAAACTCGACGCTGAGGCCATAGTGAAGGTACCTAACCCGGTCGATATCCCTCACAGACCATCCAGGGGGCTCTTCAGGAAGAAATGGGGTCTTGAAGATGCGCGGATCATACTCTACCTGGGCAGGATCCATGAAAGAAAGGGTCTCGACATACTCCTCAGGGCCTTCAGGGACATGGATGAAGACACAGTTCTGGTCATAACGGGACCTGATGACCACTACCTGGAAAGGCTCATGGGCCTCATAGATGAACTGGGAATCGGTGAAAGGGTTCTCCTGACAGGTCCCCTCTATGAAATGGATAAACTTGAGGCCTATGTGGACGCCGATGTGTTTGTGCTGCCATCGGCATCAAAGTATGAATCCTTTGGGAACTCCGCTGCAGAGGCCATTGCCTGCGGCACCCCGGTTGTCGTAACTTCAAGTTGCGGGATATCTGAGTGGATGGATCCCGGTGATGGCATCATAGCGAGGCCCTCAGCCAGGGACCTGAGGGATGCCATAATCAGGGTCCTGAAGGAACGCGACTCCTTCAATCCATCGGCAGAGAAGTTCGACCCTGAATCAATATCAGAGACATTTGAGGACATTTACCTGGAGGTCACCCATAAGGCTTCCAGACACTGA
- a CDS encoding glycosyltransferase family 39 protein: protein MSYDRRFISVVAIFSVFIAVILVLIQNSIGIYYWDIFLYVNNAMKMAHLGPGDALYLPPFFPAVLALLFRLGFTGEITVFAAAAAFYVAGIIGMYLLLQLRFSEMESLAGAISFASFSLILSWAATGSLDVPAISLSIWAVYLALIARRRDSRFYYLAFPVAMAAFLTRYTSGLMLLPLAVIILTDPSLRLKLPDIGRGIGLGVLLYIPFGYFFTETSEHPYPSQNRFHPQSPVQPHP from the coding sequence ATGTCATATGATAGAAGGTTCATTTCAGTTGTTGCCATCTTCTCGGTCTTCATAGCCGTTATCCTTGTCCTTATCCAGAACAGTATAGGGATCTATTACTGGGACATTTTCCTGTATGTTAACAATGCCATGAAAATGGCCCACCTTGGACCCGGCGACGCCCTCTACCTACCACCATTCTTCCCGGCGGTGCTGGCCTTACTTTTCAGACTCGGGTTCACAGGTGAAATAACGGTATTTGCGGCGGCAGCGGCATTCTATGTTGCAGGTATCATCGGGATGTACCTCCTCCTCCAACTGAGATTCAGTGAAATGGAGAGCCTTGCAGGGGCCATCTCATTCGCATCCTTCAGCCTTATCCTATCATGGGCAGCCACAGGGTCCCTGGATGTCCCGGCCATCTCCCTCTCTATATGGGCCGTTTACCTTGCACTCATCGCAAGGAGGCGTGACAGCCGATTCTACTACCTTGCATTTCCGGTTGCAATGGCAGCATTTCTCACAAGATATACATCGGGTCTCATGCTGCTCCCACTTGCAGTGATAATACTCACTGACCCATCCCTCAGGTTAAAGCTGCCAGACATAGGCAGGGGAATTGGCCTGGGGGTCCTCCTCTACATCCCATTCGGGTACTTTTTTACAGAAACATCGGAACACCCCTACCCTTCACAAAACAGGTTTCATCCACAGTCACCGGTTCAGCCACATCCATAA
- a CDS encoding NAD-dependent epimerase/dehydratase family protein produces the protein METQRILVTGGAGFIGTNLVNELRNRGHEVLAVDLMHTEREDYMRADVREYRQVERIFEEDKFDYVYHLAAEYGRWNGEDYYENLWKTNVIGTKHMLRMQEKLGFRMIFFSSAEVYGDYSGLMSEDVMVKNPISDTYQMNDYAITKWAGELMCMNSAEMFGTETVRVRPVNCYGPHEKYSPYKGFIPIFIYHALHRKPYTVYKGHKRIIDYVEDSVRTFANIVDNFIPGEVYNVGGRTEWEHDIKEYSDMVLEAVGIDDSIVTYRESEPFTTKVKTMDFSKAIRDLKHDPQVPPEEGIRRTVEWMKWYYRIED, from the coding sequence ATGGAAACTCAGAGAATACTCGTGACCGGTGGCGCCGGATTCATAGGTACAAACCTTGTCAATGAACTGAGGAACAGGGGCCATGAGGTCCTTGCGGTTGACCTCATGCACACAGAACGCGAGGACTACATGAGGGCCGATGTCAGGGAGTACAGGCAGGTTGAGAGGATCTTTGAGGAAGATAAATTCGACTACGTATACCACCTGGCCGCAGAGTACGGGAGATGGAACGGTGAGGACTACTATGAGAACCTCTGGAAGACCAACGTCATAGGTACAAAGCACATGCTGAGGATGCAGGAGAAGCTTGGCTTCAGGATGATATTCTTCTCCTCAGCAGAGGTCTACGGGGACTACAGTGGTTTGATGAGTGAGGATGTGATGGTCAAAAACCCCATAAGCGACACCTACCAGATGAATGACTACGCCATAACCAAGTGGGCCGGTGAACTCATGTGCATGAACTCTGCAGAGATGTTCGGCACAGAGACTGTCCGTGTGAGGCCGGTGAACTGTTACGGCCCCCATGAGAAGTACTCACCCTACAAGGGCTTCATACCCATATTCATCTACCATGCACTACACAGGAAGCCCTACACCGTCTATAAGGGCCATAAGAGGATAATCGACTACGTGGAGGACTCCGTGAGGACCTTCGCCAATATCGTGGATAACTTCATCCCCGGGGAGGTCTACAATGTCGGCGGGCGAACCGAGTGGGAGCATGACATCAAGGAGTACTCAGACATGGTCCTTGAGGCTGTGGGGATAGATGACTCCATAGTCACCTACAGGGAGTCAGAGCCCTTCACCACAAAGGTGAAGACCATGGACTTCTCAAAGGCCATAAGGGACCTCAAACATGACCCACAGGTACCCCCCGAGGAGGGTATCAGGCGTACAGTCGAGTGGATGAAGTGGTACTACAGGATAGAGGACTGA
- a CDS encoding glycosyltransferase family 2 protein encodes MRIVAVIPAFNEEVAIGSVVLLTGEHVDEVIVVDDGSADRTAHVAEMAGARVIRHHRNLGKGAALKTGFEAADADVIVTLDADAQHNPAEIPKLVEPILRGEADVVNGSRYLHGRDENTPRYRRVGQKILDRATNISTGLDITDTQSGFRAFSSASIPHFRFRDPGFVVESEMLADAAEAGLRIVEVEVGVRYDVDGSTRNPISHGVSVLLRIIGDLELKRPLYYFTLPGLIIGITGAILSLMFIRDYITGLSVNMGPTIVAVMLTLFGTFFIFTGIILDSMRRMIIHYGR; translated from the coding sequence ATGAGGATAGTCGCGGTCATCCCTGCCTTCAACGAGGAGGTTGCCATAGGTTCAGTTGTGCTCCTCACAGGGGAACACGTTGATGAGGTTATCGTTGTTGATGATGGGTCGGCTGACAGGACAGCCCACGTGGCTGAGATGGCAGGCGCAAGGGTTATAAGGCACCACAGGAACCTGGGAAAGGGTGCAGCCCTCAAAACAGGGTTTGAGGCTGCAGATGCAGATGTAATAGTCACCCTTGACGCTGATGCACAGCACAACCCTGCAGAGATACCTAAACTCGTGGAGCCCATACTGAGGGGGGAGGCCGACGTTGTGAACGGGAGCCGCTACCTCCATGGGAGGGACGAGAACACCCCCCGCTACCGCAGGGTGGGCCAGAAGATACTTGACAGGGCCACCAACATATCAACGGGCCTGGACATAACCGATACCCAGAGCGGCTTCAGGGCCTTCTCATCAGCCAGCATACCCCATTTCAGGTTCAGGGACCCGGGCTTCGTGGTTGAAAGCGAGATGCTTGCAGACGCCGCCGAGGCCGGCCTCAGGATAGTGGAGGTGGAGGTCGGAGTGAGGTATGATGTGGATGGGTCCACCAGGAACCCCATAAGCCACGGTGTATCGGTGCTCCTTAGGATCATAGGGGACCTTGAACTCAAGCGCCCCCTCTACTACTTCACACTCCCGGGCCTCATAATAGGGATTACAGGGGCAATCCTAAGTTTAATGTTCATAAGGGACTACATAACGGGTTTAAGTGTGAACATGGGTCCCACCATCGTGGCGGTGATGCTCACACTCTTCGGGACCTTCTTCATATTCACAGGCATCATCCTCGACTCCATGAGGAGGATGATCATCCACTATGGAAGGTGA
- a CDS encoding NAD-dependent epimerase/dehydratase family protein, with protein sequence MDEFRAYDGKCVLVTGGAGCVGSNLTGNLAKAGANVIILDNLSSSYEWNIPEYENIEFVKGDILDDEVLKRVFKERPDYVFHLAAHFANQNSVDNPEKDLLVNGLGILKVLEYAQLVGVERFVYSSSGCGVYGLDSKIPFEEHDISISLHTPYQVTKLLGELYTNYFHNLYEMPIVNARFFNVFGPGEVPGKYRNVIPNFFYWAMNQQPLPITGDGSETRDWTFVEDIVRGLMAMGVRREAIGEAINLGSGTEHQVIEMAGIINELTENPAGVVYRPRRDWDAKTRLLSSIDKARRLLDYEPQVSFREGLERTHRWFTENWELIRKSAEF encoded by the coding sequence ATGGATGAATTCAGGGCTTATGATGGTAAATGTGTTCTTGTAACAGGTGGAGCTGGATGCGTTGGAAGCAATCTCACAGGGAACCTTGCAAAGGCAGGGGCCAATGTGATCATACTGGATAATCTCTCATCAAGCTATGAGTGGAACATCCCGGAATATGAGAACATAGAATTCGTTAAGGGCGACATACTCGACGATGAGGTCCTTAAACGGGTATTCAAGGAGAGGCCGGACTACGTCTTCCACCTCGCAGCCCACTTTGCAAACCAGAACAGTGTTGACAACCCGGAGAAGGACCTCCTGGTCAACGGGCTGGGCATACTGAAGGTCCTTGAGTATGCACAGCTTGTGGGTGTTGAGCGCTTCGTTTACTCATCATCAGGGTGCGGTGTCTACGGCCTGGACTCAAAGATACCCTTTGAGGAACACGACATCTCAATATCACTGCACACCCCCTACCAGGTCACCAAGCTCCTCGGTGAACTGTACACCAACTACTTCCACAACCTCTACGAGATGCCCATAGTCAATGCAAGGTTCTTCAACGTCTTCGGCCCGGGTGAGGTCCCAGGGAAGTACCGTAACGTCATCCCCAACTTCTTCTACTGGGCCATGAACCAGCAACCATTACCCATAACCGGGGACGGCTCAGAGACCAGGGACTGGACCTTCGTGGAGGACATAGTCAGGGGCCTCATGGCCATGGGTGTCAGAAGGGAGGCCATAGGCGAGGCCATCAACCTTGGCTCAGGGACCGAGCACCAGGTCATAGAGATGGCGGGTATCATAAACGAGCTCACAGAAAACCCTGCAGGCGTGGTCTACAGGCCGAGGAGGGACTGGGACGCCAAGACAAGGCTCCTGTCATCAATCGATAAGGCCAGAAGACTCCTGGACTACGAGCCACAGGTATCCTTCAGGGAGGGACTTGAGAGGACCCACAGGTGGTTCACAGAGAACTGGGAGCTCATAAGGAAGAGCGCAGAGTTCTAA